TTCAAGAATATAAAATTCCATATCATAAAAAAAGTGAAGAAAATAAAAAAGGAATCTCTTTATATACTATACACTCTTCAAAGGGATTGGAATGGGAATTAGTTTTTGTACCAACTCTTTTAGATGGAATTTTTCCAAGTAACTTAGTAGATGAGAATTTGGAAGAGGAAAAGAGATTATACTATGTAGCTTGTAGTAGAGCAAAGACATATTTATATCTTACTTATCCAAAATTCTATTATGAAAAACTTGGATATTTTGATAAAAAATCAAAATTTTTAAATTATTAAAATAATAAAATAGAACAATTAAATGTATTAGAATTGAAAAAAATTTGATTAATATAATTAATATCTTATTTTTATAAAAAACAGAAATAATATATATAGTAATTATATTCTCTTTTCTTGACGTAAATGTTTGGAATATTGTATAATATGTAAGAAAAGTTGAAACAGATAAAAATTTAAATAGAGGGAAGTAAGTGAAATTCTTACACGGTCCCGCCACTGTAATGAGGACGAAAATACATTATCCACTGAGAAATTGGGAAGGAGTATGAGTAGGTTGAATCAGAGTCAGGATACCTCTTTTAAAATAATTAGCTAACCTGCGAGGACGGGAGGAGAAATAATGAAGTAGTTAGCATAATAAAAGTAGGGTTTTTATTAATTGTTTAGTATATTCTCATTGAATATTGAGAATCTTTTTAACTTTAAACCTCTTTTATTATGCTTTTTTTATAGAGGTGGAGAAATGAAACATAGAAATATTATGATAGTAGGAACATCATCTGGAGCTGGTAAAAGTATAACAGTGGCAGGACTTTGTAGAGCTTTAACAAAAGATGGATTAAAAGTATCACCTTTTAAATCACAAAATATGGCTTTAAATTCTTTTGTTACAAAATCTGGATTGGAAATGGGAAGGGCTCAAGTAGTTCAAGCTGCTGCTTGTAAAATAGATCCAGAAGCTTATATGAATCCTATACTTTTAAAACCAACAACTGATAGAAAAATTCAAGTAATAGTTAATGGAAAATCTATTGGAAATATGAGTGGGATAGAATATGGCAAATTTAAAACTTCTTTAAAACCAGAAATAATGAAATCATATAATTATATTAAAGAAAATTATGATATATCTGTAATTGAGGGAGCTGGAAGTCCTGTTGAGATAAATATTAAAGGGGAAGATATCGCTAATATGAAAATGGCAGAGATGGCTGATGCCCCTGTAATATTAGTAGCTGATATAGATAGAGGAGGAGTATTTGCTTCTATATATGGGACAATTATGTTAATGCCACCTGAAGAGAGAGCTAGAGTAAAAGGTGTAATTATAAATAAGTTTAGGGGAGATGTAAATATTTTAAAACCTGGACTTAAGGAGATTGAAGATTTAACAGGTGTTCCTGTAATTGGAGTAATGCCATATAGCAATATAGATATAGAAGATGAGGATAGCGTAACAGAGAGATTTAAAAAACTTCAAGGAAAAAAAGGAATAAATATCTCTGTGATAAAACTTAGACATATATCGAATTTTACAGATATAGATGCTCTTAGAATAGTGGAAGATGTAAATATAAAATATATTACCTCTGTTGATGAGATGGGAGATGAGGATATAATAGTTATTCCAGGAACTAAAAATACCATTGATGATTTAAAAGAGATTAAAGATAATGGAATAGCTACTGAGATTATAAAAGCTTCTAAAAATGGAAAAGTTGTAATTGGAATCTGTGGTGGATTCCAAATGATGGGAGAGAAGATAAAAGATCCTTATGGAATAGAAAGTGAAATAAAAGAGATCCCAGGACTTGGATTACTTGAGTTAGAAACAATTATGGAAAAAGAAAAAAATACACTTCAATATGAAGGAGAATTAAAAGATTGTTTTGGAATTTTAGAAGGATTAGATGGAGAAAAAGTAAAAGGATATGAGATTCATCAAGGAGTTACTTTAGGAGATGAGAAAAAAGTTACTAAAGATGAAAGAGTGGTAGCAGTAGCAAAAGGGGATAATATTTTTGCAACATATCTTCATGGAATTTTTGATAATGAAAAGGTAACTAGAACAATTCTTAATAAAGTTAGAGAGAAAAAGGGAATTGAAACTCAAATAGAGGGAATTACTTTTGATGAGTATAGAGAGAGAGAGTTAGATAAATTAGAAAAGATTTTTAGAGAAAATATTGATATGGAAAAAATTTATAAAATATTAGGTGAGTAAGATGATTTTTATAATGAGATATAGTATAGCATACATAATGGATCTGATTTTAGGAGATCCCCACTGGTTTCCACACCCAGTTAGATTTATTGGGAAATTAATTGAACTTTTAGAAAAATTACTATATAAATTTAACTGTAAAAAATTTACTGGTGGGATATTGGCTATATTAACTATTGGAATAACTTTTTTAATATCATTTTATTTAGCTAAGTTATCATATTTTTTAGAAATATTTTTTTTATACACTACCTTAGCTACTAAAAGTTTAGCTGATGAAGGTTTTAGAGTTTGTAAAGTTTTAGTAGAGGGAGATATGGAAAAAGCTAAAAAAGAATTAGCTTATTTAGTTAGTAGAGATACTAATAGTATGGATGTAACTCAAATAGTAAGAAGTGTACTTGAGACTATAAGTGAAAATACAGTTGATGGAGTAATTGCACCTATGTTTTTTGCTTTCCTTGGAAGTTTCTTTGAAATAGATGGGGTTTCTCTAGCTCTACCTTTTGCTATGGGATATAAAGCAATTAATACATTAGACTCTATGGTAGGATATAAAAATGATAAGTATATAGATTTTGGAATGGTATCTGCTAGAATAGATGATGTGGCTAATTTTATTCCTGCTAGAATAGCTGGAGGATTT
The uncultured Fusobacterium sp. DNA segment above includes these coding regions:
- a CDS encoding cobyric acid synthase gives rise to the protein MKHRNIMIVGTSSGAGKSITVAGLCRALTKDGLKVSPFKSQNMALNSFVTKSGLEMGRAQVVQAAACKIDPEAYMNPILLKPTTDRKIQVIVNGKSIGNMSGIEYGKFKTSLKPEIMKSYNYIKENYDISVIEGAGSPVEINIKGEDIANMKMAEMADAPVILVADIDRGGVFASIYGTIMLMPPEERARVKGVIINKFRGDVNILKPGLKEIEDLTGVPVIGVMPYSNIDIEDEDSVTERFKKLQGKKGINISVIKLRHISNFTDIDALRIVEDVNIKYITSVDEMGDEDIIVIPGTKNTIDDLKEIKDNGIATEIIKASKNGKVVIGICGGFQMMGEKIKDPYGIESEIKEIPGLGLLELETIMEKEKNTLQYEGELKDCFGILEGLDGEKVKGYEIHQGVTLGDEKKVTKDERVVAVAKGDNIFATYLHGIFDNEKVTRTILNKVREKKGIETQIEGITFDEYRERELDKLEKIFRENIDMEKIYKILGE
- the cbiB gene encoding adenosylcobinamide-phosphate synthase CbiB, with product MIFIMRYSIAYIMDLILGDPHWFPHPVRFIGKLIELLEKLLYKFNCKKFTGGILAILTIGITFLISFYLAKLSYFLEIFFLYTTLATKSLADEGFRVCKVLVEGDMEKAKKELAYLVSRDTNSMDVTQIVRSVLETISENTVDGVIAPMFFAFLGSFFEIDGVSLALPFAMGYKAINTLDSMVGYKNDKYIDFGMVSARIDDVANFIPARIAGGFIIPIGAFLLRMDYKSAWRIFFRDRLNHSSPNSGNSEAAFAGALGVQFGGRTSYFGKWHDKPTIGDKLKHFGIPDVKRGIRLLYVSSWVGLATFIILSQIIGVIL